The proteins below are encoded in one region of Danio rerio strain Tuebingen ecotype United States chromosome 14, GRCz12tu, whole genome shotgun sequence:
- the pcdh11 gene encoding protocadherin-11 X-linked isoform X5 yields the protein MEIFEESAAPTLSMDLASEAHVLVVLFTCLFLMCRAQEKDYTVKEEQPENVRIGNLRKDLNLNLDPDIKLSPALQFKPVYKTGDVPLVKVEASTGEILTTANRIDREKLCSGVFNEKRCYYEIEVAVLPDEIFRLVKIRFLIEDINDNAPLFQSTVINISIPENTAINSRYPVPSAFDPDIGINGIQHYELVKSVSEFGLDIIETPEGDKWPQLIVQQSLDRETKDTFVMKIKVEDGGNPPKSSTAILQVTVSDVNDNRPVFKDSEVEVNVPENAPMGTSVTHLHATDADLGSNAQIHFSFSNQISPSTKRHFAIDSTTGLITVKQPLDREVNPVHKLIVLASDGSSTPSRATVIVNVTDINDNVPSIDTRYIMNLVNGTVLLSENAPLNTKIALITVTDRDSDLNGKVTCYTDHDVPFRLKPVFNDQFLLETAAPLDYETTREYAIRIVASDSGKPPLNTSAMVLIKIKDENDNVPVFPQPEIQLSIPENNDPGTQLIKISATDADSGSNALIIYSLGPDAPDGFNIDSRSGILSVVKRLDREKQEKYSFTVIARDNGTTPLQSNVTVKLIVQDQNDNSPAFTHPEYNFYVPENLPLYGTVGLITVTDADAGDNAVVTLSIINGKDNFIIDPKTGVIKPNITFDREQQSSYTFVVKAVDAGLMQTTSYAKVTINVVDVNDNRPVFVIPSSNYSYDLVPSNTSPGSVVTRVFAIDNDTGMNAELQYSIIGGSLRGLFTIDKTTGNITLQEKIVAADQGLHRLVVKVKDLGQPESLHAIALVHLFVNDTVSNATFIQEQLRKSLETPLERNIGDNDVTPQTNGYVIVVIAIIAGTMTVILVIFVTALVRCRQTPRHKVVQKSKQSGEWVSPNQDGRQIKKKKKKKKRSPKSLLLNFVTIEETKSDDPTHEHVNGTLDLPVELEEQTMGKYNWATTPTTFKPDSPDLAKHYKSASPQPTFQIKPETPVAPKKHHVIQELPLDNTFVVGCDSLSKCSSSSSDPYSVSECSCQGGFKAPGQIHTRQETALKPPLYGTLCGTGTARSHRIKINL from the exons ATCTTTGAAGAAAGTGCAGCACCTACTTTGAGTATGGACTTAGCAAGTGAGGCCCATGTTCTGGTGGTTTTATTCACCTGCTTGTTCTTGATGTGCCGGGCTCAAGAAAAGGACTACACCGTAAAAGAGGAGCAGCCGGAGAATGTGCGCATCGGAAACCTGCGCAAAGACCTAAACTTGAACCTGGATCCAGACATTAAACTGTCTCCTGCGCTGCAGTTTAAACCTGTCTACAAGACAGGTGATGTGCCTTTAGTCAAGGTAGAAGCCAGCACAGGAGAAATTCTTACCACAGCCAACCGCATCGACCGCGAGAAACTCTGTTCTGGAGTCTTCAACGAGAAGCGCTGCTATTATGAGATTGAGGTTGCTGTACTACCTGATGAGATTTTCCGACTGGTCAAGATCCGCTTCCTCATCGAAGACATCAACGACAATGCCCCACTCTTTCAGTCGACAGTTATCAACATCTCCATTCCAGAAAACACAGCCATCAACAGCCGCTACCCAGTCCCTTCCGCATTTGACCCTGATATAGGAATCAATGGGATTCAGCACTATGAGCTTGTCAAG AGTGTGAGTGAATTTGGCTTGGACATCATTGAGACACCTGAAGGAGACAAATGGCCCCAACTCATAGTCCAGCAGAGTCTTGATCGAGAGACAAAGGACACCTTTGTGATGAAAATTAAAGTAGAAGATGGTGGCAACCCTCCAAAGTCCAGCACAGCCATTCTTCAAGTGACCGTCTCAGATGTGAATGACAATCGGCCGGTGTTCAAGGACAGCGAGGTGGAAGTAAATGTTCCAGAGAATGCCCCAATGGGAACGTCTGTCACTCACCTCCATGCCACTGATGCTGATCTGGGATCCAATGCTCAAATTCACTTCTCTTTCAGCAACCAAATATCCCCTTCCACCAAACGACATTTTGCGATTGACAGCACAACTGGACTGATTACCGTCAAGCAGCCACTGGACAGGGAAGTCAACCCAGTGCACAAGCTTATAGTTCTAGCCAGTGATGGAAGCTCTACACCTTCAAGGGCTACAGTGATAGTCAACGTGACAGACATTAATGACAACGTTCCCTCTATAGATACCCGTTATATAATGAATCTTGTAAATGGCACTGTGCTGTTGTCTGAAAATGCCCCACTCAACACAAAAATAGCCCTAATTACTGTGACAGACAGAGATTCAGATCTGAACGGTAAAGTGACATGTTACACTGATCATGATGTACCTTTTAGATTGAAGCCGGTCTTCAATGATCAGTTTTTACTTGAAACTGCTGCACCCTTAGATTATGAGACCACTCGAGAGTATGCGATTCGGATAGTTGCATCTGACTCTGGGAAACCTCCTTTAAACACTTCTGCAATGGTGCTGATTAAAATCAAGGATGAAAATGACAATGTTCCTGTTTTCCCCCAGCCTGAAATCCAGCTGTCCATCCCGGAAAACAATGACCCTGGCACACAGTTGATAAAAATCAGTGCAACAGATGCTGATAGTGGTTCTAATGCTCTTATTATTTATAGTCTTGGCCCAGATGCTCCTGATGGGTTTAACATAGATTCTCGATCTGGAATTCTTTCTGTTGTCAAAAGGCTAGATAGAGAGAAGCAGGAGAAGTATTCATTCACAGTCATTGCAAGGGATAACGGTACAACTCCTCTTCAAAGCAACGTCACTGTAAAGCTGATAGTCCAAGACCAAAATGATAACAGTCCTGCCTTTACCCATCCCGAGTACAACTTTTATGTGCCTGAGAACCTTCCTTTGTATGGGACAGTGGGTTTGATCACTGTCACAGATGCGGATGCTGGCGACAATGCAGTCGTCACCCTCTCGATCATTAACGGGAAGGACAATTTCATCATTGACCCCAAAACTGGGGTGATCAAGCCAAACATTACCTTCGACAGGGAGCAACAAAGCTCCTACACATTTGTTGTCAAGGCTGTGGATGCAGGTCTAATGCAAACCACCTCATATGCAAAGGTCACTATAAATGTTGTTGACGTGAACGACAATCGACCAGTGTTTGTCATCCCCTCCTCAAACTACTCCTATGATCTAGTACCTTCAAACACTAGCCCTGGATCTGTGGTGACCAGAGTGTTTGCTATAGATAATGATACTGGGATGAATGCTGAGCTCCAGTATAGTATTATTGGAGGGTCGCTGAGAGGACTGTTTACCATTGACAAAACGACAGGCAACATTACTCTGCAGGAAAAGATTGTAGCAGCAGACCAAGGTCTACATAGGCTGGTGGTGAAGGTCAAGGACTTGGGGCAGCCAGAGTCCTTACATGCAATTGCCCTTGtccatttgtttgtgaatgataCGGTCTCTAATGCCACGTTCATTCAGGAGCAACTACGCAAAAGTTTAGAGACTCCTTTAGAGCGGAACATTGGGGACAATGATGTGACACCCCAGACTAATGGCTATGTAATTGTCGTTATTGCCATAATTGCTGGGACTATGACTGTTATCCTGGTAATTTTTGTAACTGCTTTGGTACGCTGTCGACAGACACCGAGACACAAAGTTGTTCAGAAGAGCAAGCAGAGTGGCGAGTGGGTTTCACCCAACCAGGACGGTCGGcagattaaaaagaaaaagaagaagaagaagaggtcTCCAAAAAGTTTACTGTTGAATTTTGTTACCATTGAGGAAACCAAGTCTGATGACCCTACTCATGAACACGTCAATGGCACCTTAGACCTACCTGTTGAACTTGAGGAGCAGACAATGGGAAAGTACAACTGGGCTACCACACCAACTACCTTCAAACCCGACAGTCCTGACTTAGCCAAGCACTACAAATCCGCTTCCCCTCAGCCAACATTCCAGATCAAACCAGAGACCCCTGTGGCTCCCAAGAAGCATCATGTCATTCAGGAACTCCCACTGGACAACACATTCGTGGTGGGCTGTGACTCGCTTTCCAAATGTTCCTCCAGCAGCTCCGACCCCTACAGCGTTTCAGAGTGCAGCTGTCAAGGGGGCTTCAAGGCACCTGGACAAATCCACACCAGACAG
- the pcdh11 gene encoding protocadherin-11 X-linked isoform X6 has product MDLASEAHVLVVLFTCLFLMCRAQEKDYTVKEEQPENVRIGNLRKDLNLNLDPDIKLSPALQFKPVYKTGDVPLVKVEASTGEILTTANRIDREKLCSGVFNEKRCYYEIEVAVLPDEIFRLVKIRFLIEDINDNAPLFQSTVINISIPENTAINSRYPVPSAFDPDIGINGIQHYELVKSVSEFGLDIIETPEGDKWPQLIVQQSLDRETKDTFVMKIKVEDGGNPPKSSTAILQVTVSDVNDNRPVFKDSEVEVNVPENAPMGTSVTHLHATDADLGSNAQIHFSFSNQISPSTKRHFAIDSTTGLITVKQPLDREVNPVHKLIVLASDGSSTPSRATVIVNVTDINDNVPSIDTRYIMNLVNGTVLLSENAPLNTKIALITVTDRDSDLNGKVTCYTDHDVPFRLKPVFNDQFLLETAAPLDYETTREYAIRIVASDSGKPPLNTSAMVLIKIKDENDNVPVFPQPEIQLSIPENNDPGTQLIKISATDADSGSNALIIYSLGPDAPDGFNIDSRSGILSVVKRLDREKQEKYSFTVIARDNGTTPLQSNVTVKLIVQDQNDNSPAFTHPEYNFYVPENLPLYGTVGLITVTDADAGDNAVVTLSIINGKDNFIIDPKTGVIKPNITFDREQQSSYTFVVKAVDAGLMQTTSYAKVTINVVDVNDNRPVFVIPSSNYSYDLVPSNTSPGSVVTRVFAIDNDTGMNAELQYSIIGGSLRGLFTIDKTTGNITLQEKIVAADQGLHRLVVKVKDLGQPESLHAIALVHLFVNDTVSNATFIQEQLRKSLETPLERNIGDNDVTPQTNGYVIVVIAIIAGTMTVILVIFVTALVRCRQTPRHKVVQKSKQSGEWVSPNQDGRQIKKKKKKKKRSPKSLLLNFVTIEETKSDDPTHEHVNGTLDLPVELEEQTMGKYNWATTPTTFKPDSPDLAKHYKSASPQPTFQIKPETPVAPKKHHVIQELPLDNTFVVGCDSLSKCSSSSSDPYSVSECSCQGGFKAPGQIHTRQETALKPPLYGTLCGTGTARSHRIKINL; this is encoded by the exons ATGGACTTAGCAAGTGAGGCCCATGTTCTGGTGGTTTTATTCACCTGCTTGTTCTTGATGTGCCGGGCTCAAGAAAAGGACTACACCGTAAAAGAGGAGCAGCCGGAGAATGTGCGCATCGGAAACCTGCGCAAAGACCTAAACTTGAACCTGGATCCAGACATTAAACTGTCTCCTGCGCTGCAGTTTAAACCTGTCTACAAGACAGGTGATGTGCCTTTAGTCAAGGTAGAAGCCAGCACAGGAGAAATTCTTACCACAGCCAACCGCATCGACCGCGAGAAACTCTGTTCTGGAGTCTTCAACGAGAAGCGCTGCTATTATGAGATTGAGGTTGCTGTACTACCTGATGAGATTTTCCGACTGGTCAAGATCCGCTTCCTCATCGAAGACATCAACGACAATGCCCCACTCTTTCAGTCGACAGTTATCAACATCTCCATTCCAGAAAACACAGCCATCAACAGCCGCTACCCAGTCCCTTCCGCATTTGACCCTGATATAGGAATCAATGGGATTCAGCACTATGAGCTTGTCAAG AGTGTGAGTGAATTTGGCTTGGACATCATTGAGACACCTGAAGGAGACAAATGGCCCCAACTCATAGTCCAGCAGAGTCTTGATCGAGAGACAAAGGACACCTTTGTGATGAAAATTAAAGTAGAAGATGGTGGCAACCCTCCAAAGTCCAGCACAGCCATTCTTCAAGTGACCGTCTCAGATGTGAATGACAATCGGCCGGTGTTCAAGGACAGCGAGGTGGAAGTAAATGTTCCAGAGAATGCCCCAATGGGAACGTCTGTCACTCACCTCCATGCCACTGATGCTGATCTGGGATCCAATGCTCAAATTCACTTCTCTTTCAGCAACCAAATATCCCCTTCCACCAAACGACATTTTGCGATTGACAGCACAACTGGACTGATTACCGTCAAGCAGCCACTGGACAGGGAAGTCAACCCAGTGCACAAGCTTATAGTTCTAGCCAGTGATGGAAGCTCTACACCTTCAAGGGCTACAGTGATAGTCAACGTGACAGACATTAATGACAACGTTCCCTCTATAGATACCCGTTATATAATGAATCTTGTAAATGGCACTGTGCTGTTGTCTGAAAATGCCCCACTCAACACAAAAATAGCCCTAATTACTGTGACAGACAGAGATTCAGATCTGAACGGTAAAGTGACATGTTACACTGATCATGATGTACCTTTTAGATTGAAGCCGGTCTTCAATGATCAGTTTTTACTTGAAACTGCTGCACCCTTAGATTATGAGACCACTCGAGAGTATGCGATTCGGATAGTTGCATCTGACTCTGGGAAACCTCCTTTAAACACTTCTGCAATGGTGCTGATTAAAATCAAGGATGAAAATGACAATGTTCCTGTTTTCCCCCAGCCTGAAATCCAGCTGTCCATCCCGGAAAACAATGACCCTGGCACACAGTTGATAAAAATCAGTGCAACAGATGCTGATAGTGGTTCTAATGCTCTTATTATTTATAGTCTTGGCCCAGATGCTCCTGATGGGTTTAACATAGATTCTCGATCTGGAATTCTTTCTGTTGTCAAAAGGCTAGATAGAGAGAAGCAGGAGAAGTATTCATTCACAGTCATTGCAAGGGATAACGGTACAACTCCTCTTCAAAGCAACGTCACTGTAAAGCTGATAGTCCAAGACCAAAATGATAACAGTCCTGCCTTTACCCATCCCGAGTACAACTTTTATGTGCCTGAGAACCTTCCTTTGTATGGGACAGTGGGTTTGATCACTGTCACAGATGCGGATGCTGGCGACAATGCAGTCGTCACCCTCTCGATCATTAACGGGAAGGACAATTTCATCATTGACCCCAAAACTGGGGTGATCAAGCCAAACATTACCTTCGACAGGGAGCAACAAAGCTCCTACACATTTGTTGTCAAGGCTGTGGATGCAGGTCTAATGCAAACCACCTCATATGCAAAGGTCACTATAAATGTTGTTGACGTGAACGACAATCGACCAGTGTTTGTCATCCCCTCCTCAAACTACTCCTATGATCTAGTACCTTCAAACACTAGCCCTGGATCTGTGGTGACCAGAGTGTTTGCTATAGATAATGATACTGGGATGAATGCTGAGCTCCAGTATAGTATTATTGGAGGGTCGCTGAGAGGACTGTTTACCATTGACAAAACGACAGGCAACATTACTCTGCAGGAAAAGATTGTAGCAGCAGACCAAGGTCTACATAGGCTGGTGGTGAAGGTCAAGGACTTGGGGCAGCCAGAGTCCTTACATGCAATTGCCCTTGtccatttgtttgtgaatgataCGGTCTCTAATGCCACGTTCATTCAGGAGCAACTACGCAAAAGTTTAGAGACTCCTTTAGAGCGGAACATTGGGGACAATGATGTGACACCCCAGACTAATGGCTATGTAATTGTCGTTATTGCCATAATTGCTGGGACTATGACTGTTATCCTGGTAATTTTTGTAACTGCTTTGGTACGCTGTCGACAGACACCGAGACACAAAGTTGTTCAGAAGAGCAAGCAGAGTGGCGAGTGGGTTTCACCCAACCAGGACGGTCGGcagattaaaaagaaaaagaagaagaagaagaggtcTCCAAAAAGTTTACTGTTGAATTTTGTTACCATTGAGGAAACCAAGTCTGATGACCCTACTCATGAACACGTCAATGGCACCTTAGACCTACCTGTTGAACTTGAGGAGCAGACAATGGGAAAGTACAACTGGGCTACCACACCAACTACCTTCAAACCCGACAGTCCTGACTTAGCCAAGCACTACAAATCCGCTTCCCCTCAGCCAACATTCCAGATCAAACCAGAGACCCCTGTGGCTCCCAAGAAGCATCATGTCATTCAGGAACTCCCACTGGACAACACATTCGTGGTGGGCTGTGACTCGCTTTCCAAATGTTCCTCCAGCAGCTCCGACCCCTACAGCGTTTCAGAGTGCAGCTGTCAAGGGGGCTTCAAGGCACCTGGACAAATCCACACCAGACAG
- the pcdh11 gene encoding protocadherin-11 X-linked isoform X4 — protein MEQIFEESAAPTLSMDLASEAHVLVVLFTCLFLMCRAQEKDYTVKEEQPENVRIGNLRKDLNLNLDPDIKLSPALQFKPVYKTGDVPLVKVEASTGEILTTANRIDREKLCSGVFNEKRCYYEIEVAVLPDEIFRLVKIRFLIEDINDNAPLFQSTVINISIPENTAINSRYPVPSAFDPDIGINGIQHYELVKSVSEFGLDIIETPEGDKWPQLIVQQSLDRETKDTFVMKIKVEDGGNPPKSSTAILQVTVSDVNDNRPVFKDSEVEVNVPENAPMGTSVTHLHATDADLGSNAQIHFSFSNQISPSTKRHFAIDSTTGLITVKQPLDREVNPVHKLIVLASDGSSTPSRATVIVNVTDINDNVPSIDTRYIMNLVNGTVLLSENAPLNTKIALITVTDRDSDLNGKVTCYTDHDVPFRLKPVFNDQFLLETAAPLDYETTREYAIRIVASDSGKPPLNTSAMVLIKIKDENDNVPVFPQPEIQLSIPENNDPGTQLIKISATDADSGSNALIIYSLGPDAPDGFNIDSRSGILSVVKRLDREKQEKYSFTVIARDNGTTPLQSNVTVKLIVQDQNDNSPAFTHPEYNFYVPENLPLYGTVGLITVTDADAGDNAVVTLSIINGKDNFIIDPKTGVIKPNITFDREQQSSYTFVVKAVDAGLMQTTSYAKVTINVVDVNDNRPVFVIPSSNYSYDLVPSNTSPGSVVTRVFAIDNDTGMNAELQYSIIGGSLRGLFTIDKTTGNITLQEKIVAADQGLHRLVVKVKDLGQPESLHAIALVHLFVNDTVSNATFIQEQLRKSLETPLERNIGDNDVTPQTNGYVIVVIAIIAGTMTVILVIFVTALVRCRQTPRHKVVQKSKQSGEWVSPNQDGRQIKKKKKKKKRSPKSLLLNFVTIEETKSDDPTHEHVNGTLDLPVELEEQTMGKYNWATTPTTFKPDSPDLAKHYKSASPQPTFQIKPETPVAPKKHHVIQELPLDNTFVVGCDSLSKCSSSSSDPYSVSECSCQGGFKAPGQIHTRQETALKPPLYGTLCGTGTARSHRIKINL, from the exons CAGATCTTTGAAGAAAGTGCAGCACCTACTTTGAGTATGGACTTAGCAAGTGAGGCCCATGTTCTGGTGGTTTTATTCACCTGCTTGTTCTTGATGTGCCGGGCTCAAGAAAAGGACTACACCGTAAAAGAGGAGCAGCCGGAGAATGTGCGCATCGGAAACCTGCGCAAAGACCTAAACTTGAACCTGGATCCAGACATTAAACTGTCTCCTGCGCTGCAGTTTAAACCTGTCTACAAGACAGGTGATGTGCCTTTAGTCAAGGTAGAAGCCAGCACAGGAGAAATTCTTACCACAGCCAACCGCATCGACCGCGAGAAACTCTGTTCTGGAGTCTTCAACGAGAAGCGCTGCTATTATGAGATTGAGGTTGCTGTACTACCTGATGAGATTTTCCGACTGGTCAAGATCCGCTTCCTCATCGAAGACATCAACGACAATGCCCCACTCTTTCAGTCGACAGTTATCAACATCTCCATTCCAGAAAACACAGCCATCAACAGCCGCTACCCAGTCCCTTCCGCATTTGACCCTGATATAGGAATCAATGGGATTCAGCACTATGAGCTTGTCAAG AGTGTGAGTGAATTTGGCTTGGACATCATTGAGACACCTGAAGGAGACAAATGGCCCCAACTCATAGTCCAGCAGAGTCTTGATCGAGAGACAAAGGACACCTTTGTGATGAAAATTAAAGTAGAAGATGGTGGCAACCCTCCAAAGTCCAGCACAGCCATTCTTCAAGTGACCGTCTCAGATGTGAATGACAATCGGCCGGTGTTCAAGGACAGCGAGGTGGAAGTAAATGTTCCAGAGAATGCCCCAATGGGAACGTCTGTCACTCACCTCCATGCCACTGATGCTGATCTGGGATCCAATGCTCAAATTCACTTCTCTTTCAGCAACCAAATATCCCCTTCCACCAAACGACATTTTGCGATTGACAGCACAACTGGACTGATTACCGTCAAGCAGCCACTGGACAGGGAAGTCAACCCAGTGCACAAGCTTATAGTTCTAGCCAGTGATGGAAGCTCTACACCTTCAAGGGCTACAGTGATAGTCAACGTGACAGACATTAATGACAACGTTCCCTCTATAGATACCCGTTATATAATGAATCTTGTAAATGGCACTGTGCTGTTGTCTGAAAATGCCCCACTCAACACAAAAATAGCCCTAATTACTGTGACAGACAGAGATTCAGATCTGAACGGTAAAGTGACATGTTACACTGATCATGATGTACCTTTTAGATTGAAGCCGGTCTTCAATGATCAGTTTTTACTTGAAACTGCTGCACCCTTAGATTATGAGACCACTCGAGAGTATGCGATTCGGATAGTTGCATCTGACTCTGGGAAACCTCCTTTAAACACTTCTGCAATGGTGCTGATTAAAATCAAGGATGAAAATGACAATGTTCCTGTTTTCCCCCAGCCTGAAATCCAGCTGTCCATCCCGGAAAACAATGACCCTGGCACACAGTTGATAAAAATCAGTGCAACAGATGCTGATAGTGGTTCTAATGCTCTTATTATTTATAGTCTTGGCCCAGATGCTCCTGATGGGTTTAACATAGATTCTCGATCTGGAATTCTTTCTGTTGTCAAAAGGCTAGATAGAGAGAAGCAGGAGAAGTATTCATTCACAGTCATTGCAAGGGATAACGGTACAACTCCTCTTCAAAGCAACGTCACTGTAAAGCTGATAGTCCAAGACCAAAATGATAACAGTCCTGCCTTTACCCATCCCGAGTACAACTTTTATGTGCCTGAGAACCTTCCTTTGTATGGGACAGTGGGTTTGATCACTGTCACAGATGCGGATGCTGGCGACAATGCAGTCGTCACCCTCTCGATCATTAACGGGAAGGACAATTTCATCATTGACCCCAAAACTGGGGTGATCAAGCCAAACATTACCTTCGACAGGGAGCAACAAAGCTCCTACACATTTGTTGTCAAGGCTGTGGATGCAGGTCTAATGCAAACCACCTCATATGCAAAGGTCACTATAAATGTTGTTGACGTGAACGACAATCGACCAGTGTTTGTCATCCCCTCCTCAAACTACTCCTATGATCTAGTACCTTCAAACACTAGCCCTGGATCTGTGGTGACCAGAGTGTTTGCTATAGATAATGATACTGGGATGAATGCTGAGCTCCAGTATAGTATTATTGGAGGGTCGCTGAGAGGACTGTTTACCATTGACAAAACGACAGGCAACATTACTCTGCAGGAAAAGATTGTAGCAGCAGACCAAGGTCTACATAGGCTGGTGGTGAAGGTCAAGGACTTGGGGCAGCCAGAGTCCTTACATGCAATTGCCCTTGtccatttgtttgtgaatgataCGGTCTCTAATGCCACGTTCATTCAGGAGCAACTACGCAAAAGTTTAGAGACTCCTTTAGAGCGGAACATTGGGGACAATGATGTGACACCCCAGACTAATGGCTATGTAATTGTCGTTATTGCCATAATTGCTGGGACTATGACTGTTATCCTGGTAATTTTTGTAACTGCTTTGGTACGCTGTCGACAGACACCGAGACACAAAGTTGTTCAGAAGAGCAAGCAGAGTGGCGAGTGGGTTTCACCCAACCAGGACGGTCGGcagattaaaaagaaaaagaagaagaagaagaggtcTCCAAAAAGTTTACTGTTGAATTTTGTTACCATTGAGGAAACCAAGTCTGATGACCCTACTCATGAACACGTCAATGGCACCTTAGACCTACCTGTTGAACTTGAGGAGCAGACAATGGGAAAGTACAACTGGGCTACCACACCAACTACCTTCAAACCCGACAGTCCTGACTTAGCCAAGCACTACAAATCCGCTTCCCCTCAGCCAACATTCCAGATCAAACCAGAGACCCCTGTGGCTCCCAAGAAGCATCATGTCATTCAGGAACTCCCACTGGACAACACATTCGTGGTGGGCTGTGACTCGCTTTCCAAATGTTCCTCCAGCAGCTCCGACCCCTACAGCGTTTCAGAGTGCAGCTGTCAAGGGGGCTTCAAGGCACCTGGACAAATCCACACCAGACAG